One Papaver somniferum cultivar HN1 chromosome 10, ASM357369v1, whole genome shotgun sequence genomic window carries:
- the LOC113315228 gene encoding disease resistance protein RPP8-like yields the protein MAESAAAGVAAKVLIALTKLLVDEIYFLRGVKEKFEILQSELEWMDASLVAARSDTNLKVWVKQLRGIIHEAEDVVEEFNLEIVNHKRLQNKSNAPMASLKRLLTISTQLPIVHDIGDRIDGINVSVRKLKQYKDNYGSVIAQSNNGGAESSDQSKSSSLHQRIKRRREEIFAEAYEQDNVQIHQDVVGQVMPLLTREEGADHGKTLRVISILGMGGVGKTTLAKKLYNLRYGFDCGALVYISKAYSSAKLLRSIMNQCFGPIPAQQLSNDKLFANLQGKKYLIVLDDVWDTDVWDALQSSFPRNNNGSIVLLTTRHKEVANYASSQSSTDIHELNVINEAESWQIFVKRVHPDRALENLGKEMVKKCRGLPLAIVVLAGLLLGQGMHKHLWSNVNASARWLSSEDENAFRCPGILALSYDYMPYHLKQCFLHLSLFPQDTKISTAKLFQYWIAEGFVSTINEQTMEEAAEAYLEDLIHRNLIQVSGLSYDGRVKSYRIHNLIHDISLAESKKDQFSQTYGSIDKLYQKKPDSLRVVVLKSDVLNKERFLSYRETRVRFLMCQNVHFKQHDYLSSLFGGFKSLRVLEFNGYIQGRGRISFPKEIGDLIHLRYLSFEKTNLERIDTSCLSKLVKLQTLNLNGCVEELMLDEKIWSLHELRHLYLKSIRPTSNVSRSRWTLTVSNSGIDKLTNLQVLHVGDGDWIHHRLEKLSSLRKLRIEECLSSHSEEIFNAVAKLTKLQSLALLSKNSFQPSLTNEAVPLASIQLANHTSLERLHLKGKIHDWPGRNSFPPKLCKLNLEWSWIVDDPMPILENLPSLTFLHLGYVSSLSKKMVCLRGGFGCLQTLKMVSLENLEEWIIEEGALTSLRNLEINGCIKLKVIPAGLQQLTTLKELRIANMPRRFVNRVKRNGRDWHKISHIRSMDFF from the coding sequence ATGGCTGagagtgctgctgctggtgttgcTGCTAAAGTTTTGATAGCATTGACAAAATTGTTAGTCGATGAAATATATTTTCTGCGAGGAGTCAAAGAAAAATTTGAAATACTTCAGAGTGAGCTCGAGTGGATGGATGCATCCCTCGTAGCAGCCAGATCAGACACAAATTTGAAGGTTTGGGTGAAGCAATTACGTGGAATAATCCATGAAGCTGAGGATGTCGTGGAGGAATTCAACCTCGAGATTGTTAACCATAAACGGCTGCAAAATAAATCCAATGCTCCAATGGCCAGCTTGAAACGGCTGCTTACCATATCAACACAATTACCCATTGTACATGATATCGGAGATCGAATTGACGGTATCAATGTCAGTGTAAGAAAACTAAAACAATACAAGGATAACTATGGGTCTGTTATTGCACAATCTAATAATGGTGGCGCTGAATCTTCAGATCAATCCAAGTCGTCATCGCTGCATCAAAggataaagagaagaagagaagaaatcttTGCTGAGGCATATGAGCAGGATAACGTCCAAATCCACCAGGATGTTGTGGGACAAGTCATGCCATTGTTGACGAGAGAGGAAGGTGCTGATCATGGTAAGACACTACGCGTGATTTCAATCTTAGGCATGGGTGGTGTTGGTAAGACTACTTTGGCTAAGAAACTTTATAATCTTCGCTATGGTTTCGACTGCGGCGCCCTCGTTTACATATCTAAAGCGTATAGTTCGGCTAAGCTCTTAAGGAGCATTATGAACCAATGTTTTGGTCCCATCCCTGCTCAACAGTTGTCGAACGATAAGCTTTTTGCGAATTTGCAGGGGAAGAAGTACTTAATTGTGTTAGATGATGTATGGGATACAGATGTCTGGGATGCTTTGCAAAGCTCATTTCCGCGTAACAACAATGGTAGCATAGTGTTGCTTACAACACGCCATAAAGAAGTGGCTAACTATGCTAGCTCCCAGTCTAGTACCGACATCCACGAGCTGAATGTGATAAATGAAGCGGAGAGTTGGCAGATCTTTGTAAAAAGGGTTCATCCAGATCGTGCATTGGAGAACCTCGGGAAGGAGATGGTGAAAAAGTGCCGTGGGTTACCTCTTGCAATTGTGGTGCTTGCAGGCCTCTTATTGGGCCAAGGTATGCACAAACATTTATGGTCCAATGTAAATGCCAGTGCACGCTGGCTTTCGAGTGAAGATGAAAATGCCTTCAGATGTCCAGGAATATTAGCATTGAGTTACGATTACATGCCTTATCACTTGAAGCAATGCTTTCTTCACTTGAGTCTTTTTCCACAAGATACTAAAATCTCTACGGCAAAGTTGTTTCAATACTGGATTGCTGAAGGATTTGTAAGCACCATAAATGAACAAACAATGGAAGAAGCTGCAGAGGCTTACTTGGAAGATTTAATACACAGAAACTTGATCCAGGTCAGTGGACTCAGTTATGATGGAAGAGTTAAAAGTTATCGCATCCACAATCTaattcatgatatttctctcGCGGAATCTAAAAAGGATCAGTTTTCTCAAACCTATGGTAGCATTGACAAACTTTATCAAAAAAAGCCGGATAGTCTCCGAGTCGTTGTTCTTAAAAGTGATGTGCTGAATAAGGAGCGCTTCCTGAGTTATCGTGAGACTCGAGTTCGGTTTTTGATGTGTCAGAATGTACATTTTAAGCAGCACGACTACTTAAGCTCTTTATTTGGAGGCTTCAAATCACTGCGGGTATTGGAATTCAATGGGTACATCCAAGGTCGGGGTCGTATATCATTTCCGAAGGAGATAGGAGATCTCATACATTTGAGGTACTTGAGCTTCGAGAAAACTAATCTGGAACGAATCGACACAAGCTGCTTAAGTAAACTTGTCAAGCTGCAAACTCTTAACCTCAACGGTTGTGTTGAGGAACTCATGCTGGACGAGAAGATCTGGAGCTTGCACGAATTGAGACATCTATATCTGAAAAGTATTAGACCTACATCAAATGTTAGCAGGAGTAGGTGGACTCTCACAGTTTCTAATTCAGGGATTGATAAGCTAACAAATCTTCAGGTATTACACGTCGGGGATGGGGATTGGATACATCACCGGCTGGAGAAGCTGAGTTCCCTAAGAAAGTTAAGGATAGAAGAATGTTTGAGTTCGCACTCAGAAGAGATTTTTAATGCCGTTGCAAAATTGACAAAGCTTCAATCGTTGGCGCTGCTATCCAAGAACTCTTTCCAACCATCATTAACCAACGAAGCCGTACCCCTGGCTTCCATCCAATTGGCAAACCATACTTCTCTCGAAAGGTTACATTTAAAAGGTAAAATCCATGATTGGCCGGGACGTAATTCATTCCCGCCAAAGCTTTGCAAGCTAAATTTGGAGTGGTCATGGATTGTGGACGATCCCATGCCAATTCTAGAGAATTTGCCTAGCTTGACATTTCTGCACTTAGGATATGTTTCTAGCCTAAGTAAGAAAATGGTTTGCTTAAGAGGAGGTTTTGGTTGTCTTCAGACCTTAAAAATGGTTTCCTTAGAGAACTTAGAGGAATGGATAATAGAGGAAGGAGCACTGACAAGCCTTAGAAACTTGGAAATCAATGGTTGCATCAAGTTGAAGGTGATTCCTGCAGGGTTACAACAATTGACTACACTAAAAGAGCTAAGAATAGCTAATATGCCACGTCGATTCGTAAACAGGGTCAAAAGGAATGGGAGGGATTGGCATAAGATCAGTCATATTCGTTCCAtggattttttttag
- the LOC113319498 gene encoding disease resistance protein RGA2-like isoform X1, producing the protein MPEIAVAGENNIMRTLGSFTESILGSVAHKEFGLSWGLENELRRLKKTLEKIAPVTDDAENRQETEEVVRVWLRKLKDAAYDVDDVLDEFSYEAMRPQEKGVGKVNHYISFSSLRFRFKMAKKIKDINGRLDIISESIASLELCTFTDSPTNLKPSRLTSLVDDSKIVGREKEKSIIIKMLLMTMDAPLSFPASSQPSDNVVSIAGMGGLGKTTLAHLVYQDESIVRLFDLRMWVCVSVGFGVNKIVRSILECIKETKCDDVLDVNIVTEVQRNLSDKKYLLVLDDVSMGLEEWEKLMTFIDVGAPGSKILITTRELLVSSSVSRPYNLQPLPNIECWSIIQQRAFAPGGGSETPNMCTIGAEIASKCVGLPLAAKLLGSLLYSNNAESDWLYINDYIFETEIKSEYQTNVLPILRLSYDNLSPHLKQCFSYLSLFPKGWKINRETLIRMWMAEGFLHSSHVRNQNSLQDIGNGYFQVLLSNSFFQDVEKDELGEIKTFKMHGLVHDLALSVVSKAEVTILDASEMENNISGKDTSEIFSADVQDAKKLRSFFSLENNFLPVNTLSIHKRLRVACLLGVRPLKSQYFASDFKHLRYLDLSYSNIKVLHNVSIRKLYNLQTLVLYRCTNVHIILQDIGFLKLLEHLNLSYSDIHDLPKSINQLRNLQTLDLFRCLQFETLPDLDIGSFRHLSRLDISYTPISKLPLWLSSTISLRDFRFMFCRNLKALPEDLGALTLLRSLNLNGTRIKVLPEACVSTLRNLEIVELGSECGLPKEIEHWPKLRRLTHRGRSYHEMPKGIERLICLEELKSYMVGKEEVPTTNHHSRIQDLSSLNDLKVLVIKNLENVGGIEDAARAELKDKQNIQLLELRWDGEGIDDSSKVLEGLQPHPNLKTLLIKGFSGMELPNWMGGFDSSPSYLPNLVELKLRNCNSCEQLPPMGLLPCLRVLHIDGMNSVKCLGEEFYHQISPSSSPTSFTVTVFPSLIELKLSDMSSLEEWLAPPPPYSANSFPSLRRLIISGCFQLRSTPLTSFSSLDSLELSNTNDKVVGSILAIEGGGGKGKGPGSLITSISIQDSAQLNFFPLGVLQYYIHLQSLEISCCSKFQGFRIQNYNNSDDDDIRSDVVFNYTGINSLHSLKLRNCPSLTYLQDLREWKSLTKLWIENCDKLKKSFTYDLASLPSLRTLYVDRFIDLSASTPAASTSHASDTLVSLTECKIAVLPLKKSRTLSKKRSRTENKIKRSIFRAGSRSKSWFRRGSARVFSKFTRSKSIPYEKLKFWRG; encoded by the exons ATGCCAGAAATAGCCGTTGCCGGTGAAAATAACATCATGAGAACACTAGGCTCTTTTACAGAGTCCATCTTAGGATCTGTTGCGCATAAGGAGTTTGGTCTCAGTTGGGGTCTCGAAAATGAACTACGGAGGCTTAAGAAAACTTTGGAGAAGATTGCACCTGTAACAGATGATGCTGAAAACAGGCAAGAAACAGAGGAGGTTGTCAGAGTTTGGTTGAGAAAGCTTAAAGATGCTGCATATGATGTTGATGATGTATTGGATGAGTTCTCGTATGAGGCCATGCGTCCACAAGAAAAAGGCGTAGGTAAGGTAAACCATTATATTTCGTTCAGCTCATTGCGTTTTCGTTTTAAAATGGCCAAGAAAATTAAAGATATTAATGGTAGATTGGATATTATATCGGAAAGTATAGCTAGTCTTGAGCTGTGTACGTTTACTGATAGTCCAACTAATCTGAAACCGTCCCGGCTAACATCCTTGGTGGATGATTCAAAGATTGTAGGTCGAGAGAAAGAAAAATCAATCATCATAAAGATGTTGTTAATGACGATGGATGCTCCGTTATCATTTCCAGCATCTAGTCAACCTAGTGACAATGTAGTGTCCATAGCGGGTATGGGTGGACTAGGCAAGACTACGCTAGCCCATTTGGTCTACCAAGATGAATCGATTGTGAGACTTTTTGACCTTAGAATGTGGGTTTGTGTGTCTGTTGGTTTCGGTGTCAACAAAATTGTAAGAAGCATCTTGGAGTGCATTAAGGAAACCAAGTGTGATGATGTGCTAGATGTCAATATTGTAACTGAAGTTCAGAGAAATCTGAGCGACAAGAAATACTTGTTAGTGCTCGACGATGTGTCGATGGGTCTTGAGGAGTGGGAGAAACTTATGACATTTATAGATGTTGGTGCTCCAGGGAGCAAAATACTAATAACCACGAGGGAACTGTTAGTATCATCTTCTGTGTCTCGACCATACAATTTACAACCATTGCCCAACATTGAATGTTGGTCTATCATCCAGCAAAGAGCTTTTGCTCCTGGTGGAGGATCTGAGACTCCAAATATGTGCACCATAGGAGCGGAGATCGCAAGTAAATGTGTTGGCTTACCACTTGCAGCAAAGCTTCTTGGTAGTCTTTTGTACTCCAACAATGCTGAAAGTGATTGGTTATACATTAACGACTATATTTTCGAAACAGAAATCAAATCAGAATATCAAACCAATGTTTTACCAATATTGAGATTGAGCTACGATAATTTGTCACCACATTTGAAGCAATGTTTCTCTTACTTGTCTTTATTTCCCAAGGGTTGGAAGATTAATCGAGAAACATTAATTCGCATGTGGATGGCTGAAGGATTCCTTCATTCATCTCATGTAAGAAATCAAAATTCACTCCAAGATATTGGTAATGGTTATTTTCAAGTTTTGTTATCTAATTCTTTTTTTCAAGATGTGGAAAAGGATGAATTAGGTGAAATCAAGACGTTCAAGATGCATGGCTTAGTACATGATCTTGCACTTAGTGTCGTTTCCAAAGCCGAGGTCACCATTCTTGATGCAAGTGAAATGGAAAACAATATTTCTGGTAAAGATACATCAGAAATATTTTCAGCAGATGTGCAGGATGCTAAAAAGTTGCGCTCTTTTTTCTCCCTTGAAAACAATTTTCTGCCTGTTAATACTCTATCTATTCATAAACGTCTACGGGTAGCATGTTTGCTTGGTGTGCGTCCTCTCAAATCTCAATATTTTGCTTCTGATTTTAAACATTTGAGGTACCTTGATTTGTCATACTCAAATATCAAAGTACTACACAATGTGTCCATCAGAAAACTCTATAATCTCCAGACATTAGTCCTTTATCGCTGCACAAACGTTCATATCATTCTTCAAGACATTGGGTTTTTAAAACTTTTAGAGCACCTGAATCTTTCATACTCCGATATTCATGACCTACCTAAATCTATCAATCAACTAAGAAATCTGCAGACACTAGATCTCTTCCGCTGCCTTCAATTTGAAACCTTGCCTGATCTTGATATCGGGTCTTTCAGACATCTCAGTCGCCTCGATATCTCATATACTCCAATTAGTAAATTACCTTTATGGCTCTCTTCCACCATCAGTCTAAGGGATTTCCGGTTCATGTTTTGCCGGAACTTAAAAGCATTACCGGAAGACCTTGGTGCGTTGACTCTATTAAGGAGCCTTAATTTGAATGGAACTCGCATCAAAGTATTGCCTGAAGCTTGTGTTAGCACCCTCCGGAATTTAGAGATAGTGGAACTAGGATCTGAATGCGGGCTTCCCAAAGAAATTGAACATTGGCCGAAACTGAGACGTCTTACGCACCGTGGAAGGAGCTATCATGAAATGCCAAAAGGCATAGAACGGCTAATCTGCCTTGAAGAATTGAAGTCATACATGGTAGGGAAGGAAGAGGTTCCCACGACAAATCATCACAGCAGAATCCAAGATTTATCAAGCCTAAACGACCTTAAAGTGTTGGTGATAAAAAATCTAGAGAATGTGGGAGGAATCGAAGATGCAGCAAGAGCAGAACTAAAGGATAAGCAAAATATTCAACTTCTGGAGCTGCGCTGGGACGGCGAGGGTATAGATGATAGTTCAAAGGTGTTGGAAGGTCTGCAACCACATCCTAATTTGAAAACACTGCTTATAAAAGGATTCAGCGGTATGGAGCTTCCAAACTGGATGGGCGGGTTTGATTCATCGCCTAGTTATCTTCCGAATTTGGTGGAACTGAAATTACGAAATTGCAACAGTTGTGAGCAGCTTCCGCCGATGGGTTTGCTCCCATGTCTCAGGGTTCTTCATATAGATGGGATGAATTCAGTCAAGTGTTTGGGTGAAGAATTTTATCATCAaatatcaccatcatcatcaccgACATCGTTTACAGTAACAGTATTCCCTTCATTAATTGAGTTGAAGCTCAGCGATATGTCAAGTTTAGAAGAATGGcttgctccaccaccaccatattcGGCTAATTCCTTCCCTTCCCTCCGAAGATTAATTATCAGTGGCTGTTTCCAGTTAAGATCCACACCATTAActtccttttcttctcttgatAGCTTGGAATTAAGTAATACCAACGACAAAGTGGTAGGCTCGATCTTAGCTATTGAAGGAGGAGGAGGTAAAGGTAAAGGACCAGGCTCTCTCATCACATCCATTTCTATACAAGATTCTGCACAGCTTAACTTTTTCCCACTGGGAGTACTCCAATACTACATACATCTTCAATCTCTAGAAATCTCATGCTGTTCTAAGTTTCAAGGTTTTCGCAttcaaaactacaacaacagCGATGATGATGATATACGTTCAGACGTGGTATTCAACTACACCGGCATCAACTCTCTACACTCATTAAAGTTAAGAAATTGCCCTTCTTTAACTTATCTACAGGACTTACGAGAATGGAAGTCCCTCACTAAACTATGGATTGAGAACTGTGACAAGCTGAAAAAGTCATTTACTTATGATTTGGCATCTCTCCCTAGTCTCCGTACACTGTACGTTGATCGCTTCATTGACCTGAGTGCCTCTACTCCTGCTGCTTCTACCAG CCATGCTAGTGATACATTGGTGAGTCTAACAGAATGCAAGATAGCTGTGTTGCCACTGAAAAAAAGTAGAACGCTGTCGAAGAAAAGGTCCAGgacagaaaacaaaataaaaagaagtatTTTCCGTGCAG GTTCACGTAGTAAGAGTTGGTTCCGCCGTGGGAGTGCTAGAGTATTTTCAAAGTTCACGCGCAG TAAAAGTATTCCATATGAGAAGCTTAAGTTTTGGCGAGGGTGA
- the LOC113319498 gene encoding putative disease resistance protein RGA4 isoform X2, with translation MPEIAVAGENNIMRTLGSFTESILGSVAHKEFGLSWGLENELRRLKKTLEKIAPVTDDAENRQETEEVVRVWLRKLKDAAYDVDDVLDEFSYEAMRPQEKGVGKDELGEIKTFKMHGLVHDLALSVVSKAEVTILDASEMENNISGKDTSEIFSADVQDAKKLRSFFSLENNFLPVNTLSIHKRLRVACLLGVRPLKSQYFASDFKHLRYLDLSYSNIKVLHNVSIRKLYNLQTLVLYRCTNVHIILQDIGFLKLLEHLNLSYSDIHDLPKSINQLRNLQTLDLFRCLQFETLPDLDIGSFRHLSRLDISYTPISKLPLWLSSTISLRDFRFMFCRNLKALPEDLGALTLLRSLNLNGTRIKVLPEACVSTLRNLEIVELGSECGLPKEIEHWPKLRRLTHRGRSYHEMPKGIERLICLEELKSYMVGKEEVPTTNHHSRIQDLSSLNDLKVLVIKNLENVGGIEDAARAELKDKQNIQLLELRWDGEGIDDSSKVLEGLQPHPNLKTLLIKGFSGMELPNWMGGFDSSPSYLPNLVELKLRNCNSCEQLPPMGLLPCLRVLHIDGMNSVKCLGEEFYHQISPSSSPTSFTVTVFPSLIELKLSDMSSLEEWLAPPPPYSANSFPSLRRLIISGCFQLRSTPLTSFSSLDSLELSNTNDKVVGSILAIEGGGGKGKGPGSLITSISIQDSAQLNFFPLGVLQYYIHLQSLEISCCSKFQGFRIQNYNNSDDDDIRSDVVFNYTGINSLHSLKLRNCPSLTYLQDLREWKSLTKLWIENCDKLKKSFTYDLASLPSLRTLYVDRFIDLSASTPAASTSHASDTLVSLTECKIAVLPLKKSRTLSKKRSRTENKIKRSIFRAGSRSKSWFRRGSARVFSKFTRSKSIPYEKLKFWRG, from the exons ATGCCAGAAATAGCCGTTGCCGGTGAAAATAACATCATGAGAACACTAGGCTCTTTTACAGAGTCCATCTTAGGATCTGTTGCGCATAAGGAGTTTGGTCTCAGTTGGGGTCTCGAAAATGAACTACGGAGGCTTAAGAAAACTTTGGAGAAGATTGCACCTGTAACAGATGATGCTGAAAACAGGCAAGAAACAGAGGAGGTTGTCAGAGTTTGGTTGAGAAAGCTTAAAGATGCTGCATATGATGTTGATGATGTATTGGATGAGTTCTCGTATGAGGCCATGCGTCCACAAGAAAAAGGCGTAGGTAAG GATGAATTAGGTGAAATCAAGACGTTCAAGATGCATGGCTTAGTACATGATCTTGCACTTAGTGTCGTTTCCAAAGCCGAGGTCACCATTCTTGATGCAAGTGAAATGGAAAACAATATTTCTGGTAAAGATACATCAGAAATATTTTCAGCAGATGTGCAGGATGCTAAAAAGTTGCGCTCTTTTTTCTCCCTTGAAAACAATTTTCTGCCTGTTAATACTCTATCTATTCATAAACGTCTACGGGTAGCATGTTTGCTTGGTGTGCGTCCTCTCAAATCTCAATATTTTGCTTCTGATTTTAAACATTTGAGGTACCTTGATTTGTCATACTCAAATATCAAAGTACTACACAATGTGTCCATCAGAAAACTCTATAATCTCCAGACATTAGTCCTTTATCGCTGCACAAACGTTCATATCATTCTTCAAGACATTGGGTTTTTAAAACTTTTAGAGCACCTGAATCTTTCATACTCCGATATTCATGACCTACCTAAATCTATCAATCAACTAAGAAATCTGCAGACACTAGATCTCTTCCGCTGCCTTCAATTTGAAACCTTGCCTGATCTTGATATCGGGTCTTTCAGACATCTCAGTCGCCTCGATATCTCATATACTCCAATTAGTAAATTACCTTTATGGCTCTCTTCCACCATCAGTCTAAGGGATTTCCGGTTCATGTTTTGCCGGAACTTAAAAGCATTACCGGAAGACCTTGGTGCGTTGACTCTATTAAGGAGCCTTAATTTGAATGGAACTCGCATCAAAGTATTGCCTGAAGCTTGTGTTAGCACCCTCCGGAATTTAGAGATAGTGGAACTAGGATCTGAATGCGGGCTTCCCAAAGAAATTGAACATTGGCCGAAACTGAGACGTCTTACGCACCGTGGAAGGAGCTATCATGAAATGCCAAAAGGCATAGAACGGCTAATCTGCCTTGAAGAATTGAAGTCATACATGGTAGGGAAGGAAGAGGTTCCCACGACAAATCATCACAGCAGAATCCAAGATTTATCAAGCCTAAACGACCTTAAAGTGTTGGTGATAAAAAATCTAGAGAATGTGGGAGGAATCGAAGATGCAGCAAGAGCAGAACTAAAGGATAAGCAAAATATTCAACTTCTGGAGCTGCGCTGGGACGGCGAGGGTATAGATGATAGTTCAAAGGTGTTGGAAGGTCTGCAACCACATCCTAATTTGAAAACACTGCTTATAAAAGGATTCAGCGGTATGGAGCTTCCAAACTGGATGGGCGGGTTTGATTCATCGCCTAGTTATCTTCCGAATTTGGTGGAACTGAAATTACGAAATTGCAACAGTTGTGAGCAGCTTCCGCCGATGGGTTTGCTCCCATGTCTCAGGGTTCTTCATATAGATGGGATGAATTCAGTCAAGTGTTTGGGTGAAGAATTTTATCATCAaatatcaccatcatcatcaccgACATCGTTTACAGTAACAGTATTCCCTTCATTAATTGAGTTGAAGCTCAGCGATATGTCAAGTTTAGAAGAATGGcttgctccaccaccaccatattcGGCTAATTCCTTCCCTTCCCTCCGAAGATTAATTATCAGTGGCTGTTTCCAGTTAAGATCCACACCATTAActtccttttcttctcttgatAGCTTGGAATTAAGTAATACCAACGACAAAGTGGTAGGCTCGATCTTAGCTATTGAAGGAGGAGGAGGTAAAGGTAAAGGACCAGGCTCTCTCATCACATCCATTTCTATACAAGATTCTGCACAGCTTAACTTTTTCCCACTGGGAGTACTCCAATACTACATACATCTTCAATCTCTAGAAATCTCATGCTGTTCTAAGTTTCAAGGTTTTCGCAttcaaaactacaacaacagCGATGATGATGATATACGTTCAGACGTGGTATTCAACTACACCGGCATCAACTCTCTACACTCATTAAAGTTAAGAAATTGCCCTTCTTTAACTTATCTACAGGACTTACGAGAATGGAAGTCCCTCACTAAACTATGGATTGAGAACTGTGACAAGCTGAAAAAGTCATTTACTTATGATTTGGCATCTCTCCCTAGTCTCCGTACACTGTACGTTGATCGCTTCATTGACCTGAGTGCCTCTACTCCTGCTGCTTCTACCAG CCATGCTAGTGATACATTGGTGAGTCTAACAGAATGCAAGATAGCTGTGTTGCCACTGAAAAAAAGTAGAACGCTGTCGAAGAAAAGGTCCAGgacagaaaacaaaataaaaagaagtatTTTCCGTGCAG GTTCACGTAGTAAGAGTTGGTTCCGCCGTGGGAGTGCTAGAGTATTTTCAAAGTTCACGCGCAG TAAAAGTATTCCATATGAGAAGCTTAAGTTTTGGCGAGGGTGA